One region of candidate division KSB1 bacterium genomic DNA includes:
- a CDS encoding DUF3800 domain-containing protein, with protein sequence MLVFFDESFRQSVTQPEKSLGILCGVAIPERQMYRVAADVFQLKLKHLGAQYAREKEIKGKELLKPYTFKLEAKGITSKNLAFASDLLDYIVSKNLAIFGYVCFEDGLRAFRCEDVRALDKTFRYIFERVDIYLKREHPDCMAKLIFDDRDYQTNRQNAEAITNFFMRSPAGLALDSIIKIPLFAISEAHNIGLQLADVVTTTIGLRFAGSQEVKGYWEKLKPAIYRWPTETGKMGSGLKVLRGKP encoded by the coding sequence ATGCTCGTATTTTTTGACGAGTCTTTCAGACAATCCGTAACCCAACCGGAAAAATCGTTGGGCATTCTCTGTGGCGTTGCCATACCGGAAAGGCAAATGTATCGGGTGGCCGCCGACGTTTTCCAATTGAAACTGAAGCATCTGGGCGCCCAATATGCCCGCGAAAAGGAAATCAAAGGCAAGGAGCTGCTCAAGCCTTACACATTTAAGCTGGAAGCGAAGGGCATAACTTCTAAAAATCTCGCTTTCGCGTCTGATCTTCTGGACTACATCGTTTCAAAAAACCTGGCAATCTTTGGCTATGTTTGTTTTGAAGACGGGTTGCGCGCCTTTCGTTGTGAAGATGTGCGGGCGCTGGACAAAACCTTTCGCTACATTTTTGAACGGGTGGATATTTACCTCAAGCGCGAACACCCGGATTGTATGGCCAAGCTGATCTTTGATGACCGCGATTATCAAACGAACCGGCAAAATGCTGAAGCCATTACCAATTTCTTCATGCGCAGCCCCGCGGGTTTGGCTCTTGATAGCATCATTAAAATTCCTCTCTTTGCCATCTCCGAAGCGCACAATATTGGTTTGCAACTGGCCGATGTCGTGACGACAACGATTGGGCTGCGGTTCGCCGGCTCACAAGAGGTGAAGGGTTATTGGGAAAAACTGAAGCCGGCCATTTATCGCTGGCCAACGGAAACGGGCAAAATGGGGAGTGGTTTAAAAGTATTGCGCGGCAAGCCATAA
- a CDS encoding adenylate/guanylate cyclase domain-containing protein yields the protein MAQNAARPAHSDHTKPAGTSIRGFTTISEKMTPAENFAFINEYFSIASPTVREHHGFVDRYTGDAIMALFPRSAEDALNNSITTLQRVRAFNSEREKIGKPVINIGVGLHTGNLMLGIVGEQERMQGDIFSDAVNLTNRIEGLCKFYGASIVVSEITLNKLTDRRQYHTRFLGKVQVKGKDVPISLYEVYNGDPEPIIELKLKTKADFEAGLHRYFDKDFTNASVFFKKVLDVNAKDKTARLYLERSAQFMVQGVAEDWEGVEAVESK from the coding sequence ATGGCGCAAAATGCTGCTCGGCCTGCTCACTCTGACCACACTAAACCCGCCGGCACCTCTATTCGCGGCTTCACGACGATTTCCGAAAAGATGACGCCGGCGGAGAATTTTGCGTTTATCAACGAATACTTCAGCATCGCCAGCCCAACGGTGCGGGAGCATCACGGTTTCGTCGACCGCTACACCGGCGATGCGATCATGGCGCTGTTCCCGAGAAGCGCCGAAGACGCGCTGAACAACTCAATAACGACATTACAACGCGTCCGCGCTTTCAATAGCGAACGTGAGAAAATCGGCAAACCCGTGATCAACATCGGCGTCGGCTTGCACACGGGCAACTTGATGCTCGGTATCGTCGGCGAGCAGGAGCGCATGCAGGGCGATATTTTCTCGGATGCGGTCAACTTGACGAATCGCATCGAAGGGCTGTGCAAATTTTACGGCGCCTCTATTGTGGTGAGCGAAATAACGCTGAACAAGCTCACAGATCGCCGGCAATATCACACGCGCTTTCTCGGCAAGGTGCAAGTGAAGGGCAAGGATGTGCCGATTTCGCTGTATGAAGTTTATAACGGCGATCCGGAGCCAATCATCGAATTGAAGCTGAAGACGAAAGCGGATTTTGAGGCAGGGTTGCATCGATATTTTGACAAAGATTTTACCAACGCTTCGGTTTTCTTTAAGAAAGTCTTGGATGTCAATGCGAAGGATAAAACCGCACGGCTTTATCTAGAAAGATCGGCGCAATTCATGGTGCAGGGCGTGGCGGAGGATTGGGAGGGGGTTGAGGCGGTGGAGAGCAAGTGA
- a CDS encoding type II toxin-antitoxin system PemK/MazF family toxin gives MKFPKRGEVHWAKIPGQPGDTKERPVLVVSGDARNQFGNDIIVVPLSTTIRPAPTHVYLPSGSGGISQASMAKCELVTTLDKIFLIRGPLGGQITAAQMREVEKAIMRAIGMLVP, from the coding sequence ATGAAATTCCCCAAGCGCGGAGAAGTTCACTGGGCGAAAATTCCAGGGCAACCTGGAGATACCAAAGAACGTCCGGTGTTGGTCGTTTCAGGCGACGCTCGTAATCAGTTCGGTAATGATATTATCGTCGTTCCGCTTTCAACCACTATCCGGCCTGCCCCAACTCACGTTTACTTGCCGTCCGGCTCCGGCGGCATATCCCAAGCTTCAATGGCCAAATGTGAATTAGTCACCACCCTCGACAAAATATTTTTGATCCGTGGTCCGCTCGGTGGACAAATCACGGCAGCCCAAATGCGAGAAGTTGAAAAGGCGATTATGCGGGCTATTGGCATGTTAGTGCCTTAA
- a CDS encoding ribbon-helix-helix protein, CopG family, whose product MNTEITIRLEDKVLRAIDSVAQNTGLSSRRAAIEKILQRWYEIAWLQQDLDRETEAYYKSLTPEEIAEDRAWVQFASEQAMQRWDDR is encoded by the coding sequence TTGAATACCGAGATCACTATCCGGCTCGAAGACAAGGTATTGAGGGCGATTGATTCTGTAGCCCAAAATACCGGCTTGTCTTCACGCCGCGCCGCCATCGAAAAAATTCTGCAACGTTGGTATGAAATAGCTTGGTTGCAACAAGATTTGGATCGCGAAACCGAAGCCTACTACAAATCTCTCACGCCTGAAGAAATCGCCGAAGATCGTGCCTGGGTGCAGTTTGCCTCGGAACAGGCGATGCAAAGATGGGATGACCGATGA
- a CDS encoding sigma-70 family RNA polymerase sigma factor: protein MKATDDLMLIRQCLEGRREAFEELIARYQKVVFNVALRLVKDYQDAQDLAQTVFIKAYERLDRFDARHKFFSWIYRIAVNESLNFIKRSRRFEKLDESAEYAAVEPASDKNHEESEMSRNVQNALMELEIDHRAVIVLKHFEDLSYQEIAYILDLPEKTVKSRLFTARQILKEILIKKGYLQHDRRQIH from the coding sequence ATGAAAGCAACTGATGATTTGATGCTCATACGGCAATGTCTCGAAGGCCGGCGCGAGGCTTTCGAGGAGTTGATCGCCCGCTATCAAAAAGTCGTGTTCAATGTGGCGTTGCGCCTGGTCAAGGATTATCAGGATGCGCAGGACCTGGCGCAAACTGTTTTTATCAAAGCCTACGAAAGGCTCGATCGTTTCGATGCCCGGCACAAATTCTTCAGCTGGATTTACCGCATCGCCGTCAACGAGTCGCTGAATTTCATTAAACGCAGCCGGCGCTTCGAAAAATTGGACGAAAGCGCCGAGTATGCCGCCGTTGAACCCGCTTCGGATAAAAACCATGAGGAGAGTGAAATGAGCCGCAACGTGCAAAACGCTTTGATGGAGCTGGAAATCGATCACCGCGCCGTGATCGTGCTCAAGCACTTTGAAGATCTTTCGTACCAGGAGATCGCCTACATTCTCGACCTTCCGGAAAAAACCGTCAAGTCGCGGTTGTTTACGGCCAGACAAATATTGAAAGAAATCTTGATCAAAAAAGGATATTTGCAACATGATCGCCGACAAATTCATTGA